Below is a genomic region from Miscanthus floridulus cultivar M001 chromosome 1, ASM1932011v1, whole genome shotgun sequence.
TTAATGACCTTTCAGTCTTCTTGCTCCTTTTTTTGGAGGCTGAGGGACAATTTGTGCGAATACCAACAAGACAGCAGGCTGCAGGCCAACACAGCTTAGCATGAAGTTACCTAATTATATATTTTCTTGTACACAGCAGAACTCCTCTCGtcactccatttcaaattataagttactccttccgtttcaaattatatatcgctttgacttttttgattcatctattttactatatatctagatataatatgaCATGGAGGGAGTATTTTAACTTTAGACAATGCATATTTAGGTATATAGCCAcaacgacttacaatttagaatggagagaACAAATGTGATTCGGTAAATCTCATCACATTGTGAGTATCTGCCTCAAAACAAAAATACCACATCAAATGTGTCTACACGCATGTACGGAGATCATTCTCCATCCCCGATCTCCTCATCCGCCGCGCGTTTTTCATATACGCACCTAGAGATCACTAGAATGTATAATGTCTCTGTTGTGTAGTTTGTATTTATGCTACAGTGGGATTGGTGAATTATATGTGTGCATTGCAGTtcactagttttttttttcttttttgatattAACGCGGGGAGAGGATCCCCACCAGTTTATAGGTCACTAGTTGCGTGCTTGTGCTAAAACTTGATTTTCCCTTAGTTTAGATATTTTTCATTTATATTTCGTGATGTACCAAATGCACATGGATTATCCTCTATGTAGGGACAAGGATGGGAATCAAGGGCGTGTTTGGTTTCCCACCAAACTGCGCCATGCAATGTGTGGCGGCGCCACACTTGGTGGCGGCAGAATCGGGCGCCACAACCATGGCGGAAATATAACCAGTAAAAGTTGTAGCTGCCTAACTTTAATCAGTAACCAAACAGCAGTGTAGCAGTCTTGGCTATGGCGTGGCGTCGCATGGCTGGGAACCAAACACTCCCCAAATCTCCCTTGCAAGCTTTGGAGAGAGGTGACAGGGATTTTCTTTCCTACAAAGACGGAGATGGGTAGCCATTTTCTTTTGCTATCTCTAGGTGGTTAGGTGTATGACAACACATCTCATTTCCTCTTAAGCAAATATTACAAGTGATTGATGTATTGTTGAGTAATtcaaactcaaaaaaaaaaatggtgCCCGTCTCTATTCTTTAGCTCCATAAGTTATTGCCTTACTGGGAACACAATAAAAGTAATTGGTTGAGAATTtgtgttactccctccgttttttTTACATGTCACATTAGATTTATCTAAAGTCAAATATTACTATATTTGACCATTCATTTCAGAAAAACCGGTAAAGTTTTACAACCTATAAATTGTATATTATGAAAGCATTTTTTATATAGTAAATGTAAAAGAATAAATCTTATGTCACGAATCTATATAACTTTTTTTTAAATCGATAGTCAAATATACAAATGTTTGATAACGTGTAAATAAAAACGGAGGCAGTATTATTTTAGATTAAATATATGTTTAAACAGAACCGTGCATTGATCTATGAGCTGGACTAGTGCCAAATATGAAGTAGgtctaaaaaaaatcaaattggaGCCTCGGAGGTACACAGATCGTAGAGGTATCTAATGAGCAGATAATTTATCACGAAAAAAGTCACCACATGAGATTATTTATTTCCCGTTGCGATGAGTTTATTCGTTTtactcttagagcatctccaagagtatccaATGTTTTCTTTCCAAAAACATGAAATTTTATAACTCTAAACAAGTATCGGAAGGAATAAAGGTCATCTCAAGAGCTTATGATAATCCACTCCTTCCTCAGAATCGTGTAACTTTACACGAAACGAGGTGACTTTTCCTAAGTTCTAAAATTATGAGAATGGATTAGAAATTGTTGAAGAGGGGGTTTTTCTCATTTTGCTAAAAACCAAAGGTTAGAAAGGGATTTAAGGAACTCTTGGAGACAACACACCCGCCCAAAAAAAAAGGCCCGTATTCACACCTCTGGGAGAGGGTTACAGACGTACAGTTCATCAGCAGTTCAGCACGAAGGCAAACCACAGAAGGGTACAAGTACATTTCCATTCTGAATATTCCATGAAATCAGTATTGAATAAACACCAACAAATATCTGATGTTATTTATAGGCAGAATAGTCATTTTGGTCCCTTAACTATTTCTCGAGGCTCAGTTTCGTCCCTGGACTTTCAAAACGTccgttttagtcctcaaactctaCTTTTAGACTCAATTTCATCCTAAAACTGTGAAGATGATTGTTTTACTCCTCGAACTTTGCGTTTTGGGCTTGATTTCATTTATAAACTATCAAAGTGTATTTTgttctttaaacttttattttcatcACAACGTTGTCTACGTTCTACGTGGAACGTTGTACTGTTGCACCTGGTTAGCTCGAACACCGTCAGCGATTggagatagaaaaataatatttatccaaAAACTCTTTCATGGTCATTAATAATTTCAAGCTGTTATTTTTAGTGTTACATCGAACACTAtttattcatttatatatatatatccaactaAATGATATTACGGAAGCAATTACAGTTGTATCGAACACTATTTATTCATTAAGAATACATGGATATATTAAAATAATagcagatctataattttcataatttATGGATAAAATTGTGCCTAAAATATAAGGTTCTCTTTTTGAATAGACAAAATTAAGTTAAAAATAAAAGTTAAATGCACTTCAATAGTTTATGAATGAAATTGATcccaaaatgcaaagtttgagAACTAAAACGATCATCTTCATAGTTGTAGAATGAAATTGATCGTAAAACTAAAGTTTGAGGATCTAAACAACCGTTTTAAAAGTTTAGGAATAAAATTGAGCCTCGAGTAATAGTTGAGGTACCAAAATAGCTACTGTGCCTTATTTATACATAcagcaaaaaacaaaaacaaaaaagattACAGCATATGCTATCTGAGAATATCCACGAAGAAACAAGACTGTAAGCATCCAAGTGTAAAGGCATCTACCCGCTCTACATTGTTTTGGCACAAGATTTGTATGTCTTGCGCTTTATCCGCTGGCGACAATCTCATGAATCTTATCACTGACTTCAGGGTCATCTGATCTCACAGCTAATTTCATTGCCACTTCATTGGGCCCACTCAGTCCAAATGACAACCTAACTAGGACCTTCACGTTGCCAATAAACACGCCAGATAGCAGGCAGGTGTGCGATCTTGCATTTTTTGGTACAACCTCAGTGCCCTGAAAAGTGAAAAACAAAGTAACTGGAGCACTTAGCAACCATCCAAGTACCATTATCTAAAGAAAAACAAAGTTCTGAACATGTGCTCTAGTTGTCTAGTTCACAATGCCAACATAACTGTCCTGATATTCCAAATTATGCACACAGATCATTCCAATGTTATAGGCATAGCCCAGAACATCAACCAAACATACCACTTGCATATTAATCATCCCAACACCCAATacaaggcataagattaacaagcTGACATTTGATGTGCTAAATTCTTAGGTTAAGCTTCACTACTGATGCTCCAAGAAATACCAAATGATGTGTGGGAAAATTGACTtccagagattttttttttttttttgagaattggAAGCTGACCTCACACGGCTGCATCCCAAGGATATTAATGACAGCATTGACAGCCTCAGCCAAACTTTCTCTAACCCCAAGTCCATACTCATCGACACGCTCACTTTCTGGGTCCATATTTTCCCAGGCGTTCCTAAAATTGGAGACAGCAACCCTCAGCATATAATCAGATGAAACAATTTCGAAGTCCTCTAACTGGTATTCATCCTCCACACCATCCTCATCAGCTTCCCCTGTAGTTGTGTCAACCTGACAAAATGGGAAGGTATTTAGTTATAGAACAATACAAATTCAATTCAATTAAAGCCCATGTCTTAGCATTCTCGATCCAAATTAAAAAGACATATAGTCATGTCAATCTTAGAATATTTCCCAAAAACTTCTTCAGAACCAAAGAAGGTAATACTAGAATTCCAGACAGTTCAGAGAGTTTCTAGACGACCTAAATCATATGCCATGGACAGAAAATTCCAAATCAAATCCATATGATACAGAACTTAACAAACTACATTTATTGAAAAACAAACTATATTACTATTAATGTCTGATACTGGGAGAAGATTATACACATGAAACACCATTATGTTTACCTCTTTAACTGTGAACTTCAACAAATTTAAAAATTTCCCAACAGCAGGTACACCCTCTGGCTTTTCAAAAGCAACAAAAACTTGCCCAGGTGAATTATACGGCAAGCTTGCAAGAGGCTTTAAACAAATCTCTGAAAACTCCTCAGCATCTGAGGCATCAACGCAAACAGTGACCTGGAAGAAGCAAAGACATTTACCAAACCTTCAGTGTGAGTTAACATTTAGTCCTTGAAGAAAATACTTGGAATGTAGAGACTTACATCTTCTAGCAATTGTTCTTCTATAGTGTTTGCACAATTGTACTGCAATACAATGTAGCCATCATAAATGTGCTTAACCACACTAACAGCATATTCAGTTTCTGCCTCTGTCAACTCCATGGGTTCAGAGGACTGTAGAAATTGAGAGAATTAGCATATGCACTTATTAAATTTCAAAAGACAGAACAGTACGCAAACCTTGAAGAGTCTTCCAAACCCAGAGAACTCAGGAATGGATGAAAGCATTTTCTGATAAGCATCAACAGTTGAAACAGGTGCAGGGGcaacgacagcagcagcagcagcaggtggcCTCTTGCCAGGGGCTGACTTCTCTTTAAGTGGTAGCGACCTGACTTCTCTCGACACCAAAGATATGTCAAATGGCTCCTCTGAAGGCTCCTGTTAAGTTCTTAAAGACATAAGCAAAAACATGCATTCATTTGAAGTATGCAGGATGTAATGCTCATTCTAAACATACATAAGTTCTTAGGCTTGCTTCCAGGTTGGCTAATGGCACGTCAAAAGATCCAAACAGGAAGTCCTTCGCATCCTTCTCATCGTTACCAATGGGAACTTCACCGCTAAGTGTTTGGAGATAGAGTGTAGCACGATCACGAACCTATGACAGCAAACACCAATGGCATTCTTGTTAACACCATCTTATCAGGTACTCTGCTGAGTAAGACTACCAAATCTGATGAAGGATTGTTTAAAGTTTCTTATGTGCTCAAAAGCATATTAAAACAAGTAGAATTCTAAACTTACCTCATCTTCAGTATCAAACAGGCATCGTTGCAAGAGAACAAAGATCCGAGGCTGAAACACAAATACAGAAATCCTAAATGAGCTGGAAATACACAGGAAAGGCAATAATATAAAAATACACTTACTAATCTAAGAAGTTGACATACCTTGAGTGTATCAACCAGGGCACCAAACTTTGCCAGCGTGCTGACAGCGCTAGCACGAACAGTCGCATTTTCCAATATCACACGGTTGTAAATGTAGCGAATGTACCTGCTTGGATCTGATGTCCTTGGCCCTTCATTTCCCAAAAAATGCAAAATCTACACACATAAAAAAAACATCCCAATTCTCGCAATCACAGTCGATCAACAAAAAACTATTGAGATAATACTTAAGCACTTGAAGTTGCTGCATGTTCTCAATCCACATATTGTTTGTATTGCTAATGGTATGTGAATATGTTCGGTAGAACATTTATATTAGAATATTAATCTCACAAAATCTAAATATAGGAGACACTGGGTTTTCTCAAATCTAACCAAAATGAGCAATAAATGGACTCTTAACAGAATTGAATACAGTGAACAAACTGTTCTCTCTGGTGTCTCTGTTGCACCATGAAcaggcacaacaacaacaacaacaaagcctttaagtcccaaacaagttggggtaggctagagttgaaacccagcagaagcaatcaaggttcaggcgcACCATGAACAGGCagtgaacaaaaatagaaaaccacccAAAGCAATCGTTTGGTGCAAAGAACATCTTATGCCGTCTAGATGTGCACTTTCAGATATACCTCACAATTGGTGCAAAACCATGACTTCAAACCATGAAAGTGTTTTCTATGCATAAGCATTTTACTATTTTAGAGGACATCAAATAACTACAACAAATGGAGATTACTTAATTCATAGATAGCTGGAAGACTGGAAGTTAATGAATAAATTCTTTATCAACAGCAATAACATAATAATGGTAGTTACCTGACTAGAAAGATATGTGAATTCACAGTCTTCAATGAATTCACAAAGATGAAGCAGGCCAATTTCTTTGGCATCTGGTATTTCACTGATCAAAGTAACTATGGAATCCACTATGGCCTTTTTATACTCAAAGCCCCCTTCTTCCCTCAAGCTGTTGCTCAAAAAATTCAACCTGAAAGACAGAAGACATAGTCAAAGCAGTGGAATTTCAAAGCAAAAAATCAACGCTCTTTCAGCTATCCACATACATTGAGCGATATTTTAGTGGGAACTTCAGGCACAGAGATCGTATAGCTTCAACAACAACTATCTTGAATTCATCTGCTATGTCAGACATGAAATTGGTAATTTGTTTAATGAGGCGATCCACACTTGATTCATTGCCAGTTTTAAGAAGAGTAGTGATTGCCAGGGTCGCTATACTCCTGTTCTGGTCTGACATCAAACTCTCCAAGTCCACGTTGCAGTTTGTCACAGCCAGAGGGCGTGTCATGGCAACCTGCAATATAATGGTAAATCAAGAAACAGATAGGGCGGGAATAACTTTGAACAGCTAAGCTTGAGGACCATGTATAGATAACCTTATTGAGAGTCCGGACAGCAGCAAATCGAAGCACAGGCTTGGATGAACTCAAGTATAACTGTAAAACAGTAATCGCTGGTGCCAATTCACGGCTTGTAACATCCATCTCTGTTATTTTCCGTGCAGCTTCCAAAACCACCATTTCTGCTTTATGTCTGAGGGATGATTCCAGAAAATCAAAAAATGGGCGGTCACCATTTTGAGTGTTCATGCTTGACTCACGCATAACCTGTAAATTGCCCTTTCTATTTTAGTAATTCCCATATTTTACTTAGTTTTAAATAGAGCAAGATATGAGTTATTGGGTTACCTG
It encodes:
- the LOC136549157 gene encoding coatomer subunit gamma-1 produces the protein MPRSLAGGDLAVPEMAQPYMKKDDDDEDVEYSPFFGIEKGAVLQEARAFHDPQLDVRRCSQVITKLLYLLNQGETFTKVEATEVFFAVTKLFQSSDAGLRRLVYLMIKELSPSSDEVIIVTSSLMKDMNSKTDMYRANAIRVLCRIIDGTLLTQIERYLKQAIVDKNPVVASAALVSGIHLAQANPETVKRWSNEVQEAVQSRAPLVQFHGLALLHQIRQNDRLAVSKLVSSLTRGSVRSPLAQCLLIRYTSQVMRESSMNTQNGDRPFFDFLESSLRHKAEMVVLEAARKITEMDVTSRELAPAITVLQLYLSSSKPVLRFAAVRTLNKVAMTRPLAVTNCNVDLESLMSDQNRSIATLAITTLLKTGNESSVDRLIKQITNFMSDIADEFKIVVVEAIRSLCLKFPLKYRSMLNFLSNSLREEGGFEYKKAIVDSIVTLISEIPDAKEIGLLHLCEFIEDCEFTYLSSQILHFLGNEGPRTSDPSRYIRYIYNRVILENATVRASAVSTLAKFGALVDTLKPRIFVLLQRCLFDTEDEVRDRATLYLQTLSGEVPIGNDEKDAKDFLFGSFDVPLANLEASLRTYEPSEEPFDISLVSREVRSLPLKEKSAPGKRPPAAAAAVVAPAPVSTVDAYQKMLSSIPEFSGFGRLFKSSEPMELTEAETEYAVSVVKHIYDGYIVLQYNCANTIEEQLLEDVTVCVDASDAEEFSEICLKPLASLPYNSPGQVFVAFEKPEGVPAVGKFLNLLKFTVKEVDTTTGEADEDGVEDEYQLEDFEIVSSDYMLRVAVSNFRNAWENMDPESERVDEYGLGVRESLAEAVNAVINILGMQPCEGTEVVPKNARSHTCLLSGVFIGNVKVLVRLSFGLSGPNEVAMKLAVRSDDPEVSDKIHEIVASG